The sequence TTTTCCCTTTTTTATACATTTTTATGTTGACTTTTACATAGTTCAACTGTCCCATGTGTAAGATAGTTGTTAATCCACAAACGAACTCTGCTTTGATCAATATCCAAAAGAGAAGCAATGGTTCGTTTCGGAAGTTGCTCTTCAAAGTAAAGTCTAATGACCTCTTCTTTTAGTTTAGAAGAATAGTTCTTAAATTTCTGCC comes from Thermosipho affectus and encodes:
- a CDS encoding helix-turn-helix domain-containing protein produces the protein MAKKGQKFKNYSSKLKEEVIRLYFEEQLPKRTIASLLDIDQSRVRLWINNYLTHGTVELCKSQHKNV